The proteins below are encoded in one region of Rhizobacter sp.:
- a CDS encoding acylneuraminate cytidylyltransferase family protein, which translates to MKTIATICARGGSVGVPRKNIRPLLGKPLIAHTIEQALGLPQIDAVYVSTDDAEIAEVARQHGARVPFLRPAELATSTAPKIPVIEHLCHWVESNDGTFDRLVDLDPTSPLRTLDDITTCLSLLDDETDAVITAFESEKNPYFNMVERKPDGSIGLVKSDAGGGVVARQLAPHVYSMNASIYVWHRHTLTKGLWNGRLKLHEMPRERSIDIDSSLDFRIVEMLMTDSLEAAK; encoded by the coding sequence ATGAAGACCATCGCCACCATCTGCGCACGCGGCGGCTCCGTCGGCGTGCCCCGCAAGAACATCCGGCCGCTGCTCGGCAAGCCGCTGATCGCCCACACCATCGAACAGGCGCTGGGGCTGCCGCAAATCGACGCGGTCTACGTCTCGACCGACGACGCCGAGATCGCCGAGGTGGCGCGGCAGCACGGCGCGCGGGTGCCCTTCCTGCGGCCCGCGGAGCTGGCTACCAGCACCGCGCCCAAGATTCCCGTCATCGAGCACCTGTGCCACTGGGTCGAGTCGAACGACGGTACTTTCGATCGCCTGGTCGACTTGGACCCGACCTCCCCGCTGCGCACCCTCGACGACATCACCACCTGCCTCTCTCTGCTCGACGACGAGACCGACGCCGTCATCACGGCCTTCGAATCCGAGAAGAACCCATACTTCAACATGGTGGAGCGCAAGCCCGATGGCAGCATCGGCCTGGTCAAGAGCGACGCGGGCGGCGGGGTCGTGGCGCGCCAGTTGGCGCCGCATGTGTACTCGATGAACGCGTCGATCTACGTCTGGCACCGGCACACCCTCACCAAGGGTCTGTGGAACGGTCGGCTCAAGCTGCACGAGATGCCGCGCGAGCGTTCGATCGACATCGACAGCTCGCTCGATTTCCGCATTGTCGAGATGCTCATGACCGACAGCCTGG
- a CDS encoding Gfo/Idh/MocA family oxidoreductase, whose product MRALVIGTGSIGRRHMASLSSLVPQVRFDILREAGRSASVEGLPGEVSVSSTLDQALDKRPALMVVASPSSMHLRPLLAAIERGIPFYAEKPVVTTADDVVVLRLALARSPRVPPNIVGCNLRFLPSLQRLKSLVTRGELGRVVRAGFEAGQWLPDWRPQQDYRRSYSASRALGGGVLFDLIHEIDAARWLLGDFPVVQAAATRASGLEIETEDCATLLLSRSAGPLATVQLDYVSRRPVRRYMVVGDAASAEWDLPRKSLTLSGPEGVQALDLPADAFDVPRTYPAAMRELLDAVAQDRPTSQPLEEGLKALELVMRARASAHLS is encoded by the coding sequence TTGCGTGCACTCGTCATCGGCACCGGTTCGATTGGCCGGCGGCACATGGCCAGCCTGTCGTCCCTGGTGCCGCAGGTGCGCTTCGACATTTTGCGCGAAGCCGGCCGGTCCGCTTCGGTGGAAGGGCTGCCGGGCGAGGTGAGCGTCTCTTCGACGCTGGATCAGGCGCTCGACAAGCGGCCGGCGCTGATGGTGGTCGCCAGTCCGAGCTCGATGCACCTGCGGCCGCTGCTCGCGGCGATCGAGCGTGGCATTCCGTTCTACGCCGAGAAGCCCGTCGTTACCACGGCGGACGACGTTGTGGTGTTGCGGCTTGCCCTCGCCCGCAGCCCGCGCGTGCCGCCGAACATCGTGGGCTGCAACCTGCGCTTCCTGCCGTCGCTGCAGCGGCTGAAGTCGCTGGTGACACGGGGCGAACTCGGCCGCGTGGTGCGCGCCGGCTTCGAGGCCGGCCAGTGGCTGCCCGACTGGCGGCCGCAGCAGGACTACCGCCGCAGCTACAGCGCCAGCCGCGCCTTGGGCGGCGGTGTGCTCTTCGACCTGATCCACGAGATCGACGCCGCGCGCTGGCTGCTCGGCGACTTCCCGGTCGTGCAGGCGGCGGCCACACGCGCCTCGGGCCTCGAGATCGAGACGGAGGACTGCGCTACCCTGCTGCTGTCGCGCTCCGCCGGGCCGCTCGCCACGGTGCAGCTGGACTACGTGAGCCGCCGTCCGGTGCGCCGCTACATGGTCGTCGGCGATGCCGCCTCCGCCGAGTGGGACCTGCCTCGCAAGTCACTCACGCTGTCGGGGCCCGAGGGCGTGCAGGCGCTGGACCTCCCTGCCGACGCCTTCGACGTGCCGCGGACCTACCCCGCGGCAATGCGCGAACTGCTCGACGCCGTGGCGCAGGACAGACCGACTTCACAACCTCTGGAAGAGGGCCTCAAGGCGCTCGAACTGGTGATGCGCGCGCGCGCATCCGCCCACCTCTCATGA
- the hisH gene encoding imidazole glycerol phosphate synthase subunit HisH — MSNNKSVTIVDYGMCNLLNVARAFEHVGADVTVTEDPAVALAANRLVVPGVGAFRDSMKEVETRGFGDAIRRFRATGRPMYGICVGMQILFDASEEFGEHAGLGILPGRVKAVPATTLEGRAQRVPHIGWNHLVEPSSGRSWEGTVLEPIARAHPAVYFVHSFAAVPANEQDRLADCVYGGYRICAAVQRDNLMASQFHPERSGETGLALVRRFVEL; from the coding sequence ATGAGCAACAACAAGTCCGTGACGATCGTCGACTACGGCATGTGCAACCTGCTCAACGTCGCCCGCGCGTTCGAGCACGTGGGGGCCGACGTCACCGTGACCGAGGATCCCGCCGTCGCACTGGCGGCGAACCGCCTGGTGGTGCCCGGCGTGGGCGCTTTTCGCGACAGCATGAAGGAAGTCGAGACCCGCGGTTTCGGCGATGCCATCCGGCGCTTCCGGGCCACCGGCCGCCCGATGTACGGCATCTGCGTGGGCATGCAGATCCTCTTCGACGCGAGCGAGGAGTTCGGTGAGCACGCGGGCCTGGGCATCCTCCCTGGCCGTGTGAAGGCGGTGCCAGCGACTACCTTGGAGGGACGGGCCCAGCGTGTGCCCCACATCGGATGGAACCACCTGGTGGAGCCGAGCAGCGGGCGCAGCTGGGAGGGAACAGTGCTCGAGCCGATCGCCCGCGCGCATCCCGCCGTGTATTTCGTGCATTCGTTCGCCGCCGTGCCCGCGAACGAGCAGGACCGGCTGGCCGATTGCGTCTATGGCGGGTACCGGATTTGCGCCGCGGTGCAGCGGGACAACCTGATGGCCAGCCAGTTTCACCCCGAGCGCAGCGGCGAGACCGGCCTGGCGCTGGTGCGCCGATTCGTCGAGCTGTAG
- the hisF gene encoding imidazole glycerol phosphate synthase subunit HisF gives MSNLRIIPRLDIKGPNLIKGIRLEGLRVIGDPQEFAIRYYEAGADELVYMDIVASLYGRNNLSDIISRAAKNVFIPITVGGGIRSVDDARHILRSGADKVAINTAAVARPELITEVAHRFGSQAMVLSIEAKQVAAGKWEAYTDNGRERTGLDVLEWVQRGVELGAGEILLTAVDREGTRSGFDLNLVQQVSSTVPVPVIASGGMGNMTHFIEAASKGQADAVAMADVLHYGRMSISDIRKSAIEAGLPVRKF, from the coding sequence ATGAGCAACCTACGCATCATCCCGCGCCTTGACATCAAGGGGCCAAACCTCATCAAGGGGATCCGGCTGGAGGGCCTGCGCGTCATCGGCGATCCTCAGGAGTTCGCGATCCGCTACTACGAGGCGGGTGCCGACGAGTTGGTCTACATGGACATCGTCGCGAGCCTCTACGGCCGCAACAACCTGAGCGACATCATCAGCCGTGCGGCGAAGAACGTGTTCATCCCCATTACCGTGGGCGGTGGCATCCGTTCGGTCGATGATGCAAGGCACATCCTGCGTTCGGGTGCGGACAAGGTGGCCATAAACACGGCTGCCGTCGCGCGGCCGGAGCTGATCACCGAGGTCGCGCATCGCTTCGGCTCGCAGGCCATGGTGCTGTCCATCGAGGCCAAGCAGGTCGCGGCAGGCAAGTGGGAGGCCTACACCGACAACGGCCGAGAACGAACTGGGCTGGACGTCCTTGAGTGGGTGCAGCGCGGCGTGGAGTTGGGCGCAGGCGAGATTCTGCTGACGGCGGTGGACCGTGAGGGCACGCGCTCTGGCTTCGACCTCAATCTCGTCCAGCAAGTGTCGTCGACCGTTCCGGTGCCGGTCATCGCCAGCGGCGGTATGGGCAACATGACGCACTTCATCGAGGCTGCATCCAAGGGACAGGCCGACGCGGTGGCCATGGCCGACGTACTTCATTACGGCCGGATGTCGATTTCAGACATCCGCAAGTCTGCGATCGAGGCGGGCCTACCGGTACGAAAGTTCTGA
- a CDS encoding N-acetyl sugar amidotransferase, with protein MKRVPFPELIDKSKFAPDVSNPEAKYGLPTDVAFCARCVISNQRPNSAVEYTHTKESKKKTINFDDEGVCDACRFAEKKHGKINWEERERQLRDLLDRHRSKDGSYDCLVPGSGGKDSFYASHILRTKYGMHPLTVTWAPHVYTEWGWRNFQRWIHAGHDNYLMTPNGRAHRLLTRLAVDNLFHPFQAFMFGQKALAPKMALLFNIPLVIYGENEAEYGNPIGDTETAKRDWSYFTAGDQSKVHLGGVAVTDLKQHFGLEQQDLIPYLPANPAEIEEKKTEVHYLGYYLKWHPQACYYYAVEHGGFEASPERTPGTYSKYNSIDDRIDDFHYYTTGVKFGIGRATYDAAQEIRSLDITRDEGVALVKRFDHEFPERFADEIFRYLSIPASEFPEASKMFEEPVMTRDYFMRLADTFRSPHLWKWEEEQWKLRHAVWHDASK; from the coding sequence ATGAAACGCGTGCCCTTCCCGGAACTCATCGACAAGTCCAAATTCGCGCCGGATGTGTCGAACCCGGAGGCGAAGTACGGCCTTCCCACGGACGTGGCGTTCTGCGCGCGTTGTGTCATCTCCAACCAGCGCCCAAACTCGGCCGTCGAGTACACGCACACCAAGGAATCGAAGAAGAAGACGATCAACTTCGACGACGAAGGCGTATGCGATGCCTGCCGCTTCGCCGAGAAGAAGCACGGCAAGATCAACTGGGAGGAGCGCGAGCGCCAGCTGCGCGACCTGCTCGACCGCCACCGCAGCAAGGACGGCAGCTACGACTGCCTGGTACCCGGCTCGGGGGGCAAGGACAGTTTCTACGCCTCTCACATCCTGCGCACCAAGTACGGCATGCACCCGCTGACGGTGACCTGGGCGCCCCACGTCTACACCGAATGGGGCTGGCGCAACTTCCAGCGCTGGATCCATGCGGGCCACGACAACTACCTCATGACCCCGAACGGGCGCGCACACCGCCTGCTGACGCGTCTGGCCGTGGATAACCTGTTCCACCCGTTCCAGGCGTTCATGTTCGGCCAGAAGGCGCTCGCCCCCAAGATGGCGCTGCTGTTCAACATCCCCCTCGTGATCTACGGCGAGAACGAGGCCGAATACGGCAACCCGATCGGCGACACCGAGACGGCCAAGCGCGACTGGTCCTACTTCACCGCGGGCGACCAGTCCAAGGTGCACCTGGGCGGCGTGGCGGTCACCGACCTGAAGCAGCACTTCGGCCTGGAGCAGCAGGACCTGATCCCTTATCTGCCGGCCAACCCGGCCGAAATCGAGGAGAAGAAGACGGAAGTCCACTACCTCGGCTACTACCTGAAGTGGCACCCGCAGGCCTGCTACTACTACGCGGTCGAGCATGGTGGCTTCGAGGCCTCGCCCGAGCGAACCCCGGGCACCTACAGCAAGTACAACAGCATCGACGACCGCATCGACGACTTCCACTACTACACGACGGGCGTGAAGTTCGGCATCGGGCGCGCGACCTACGACGCCGCCCAGGAAATTCGCTCGCTCGACATCACGCGCGACGAGGGCGTGGCACTCGTCAAGCGCTTCGACCATGAATTCCCCGAGCGCTTCGCCGACGAGATCTTCCGCTACCTCAGCATCCCGGCCAGCGAGTTCCCCGAGGCCAGCAAGATGTTCGAGGAACCCGTCATGACACGCGACTACTTCATGCGGCTGGCAGACACCTTCCGTTCCCCCCACCTGTGGAAATGGGAGGAAGAGCAATGGAAGCTACGCCACGCGGTGTGGCACGACGCCTCGAAGTGA
- a CDS encoding UDP-glycosyltransferase: protein MFFVAYGGGHAAMLIPVARLALEAGHEVVFLGLTTARVALSQAGIPAIGFADLWPFAAARAREFGAELAAGLPTGGPVAPEESEAYMGISFADLVDAQGEAAARRLYEQRGRHAFLPRAFLRRVLEHIRPDLVAATNSPRAEQAALLAASDLGLPSLCAVDLFAMQEVQWIGQRGYANRICVLNEQVRQMFLRHGRGEAEVVVTGNPAFDRLRDPALVSVGQDQRRARGWDDGKTTVLWASQAEPARHPFDDRIGDPSLPRQVEQVLRRVVADHPGLRLVVRYHPSEQIAFEAQDRVSLSRSDEPLVPLLHAVDVVVVTASTVGLEAAMAGRPVVSVDCSVFTADAPYAAMGVSTGVESPAALPGALLTLVREGRASGSPGGAGAEAAGGAAHRILQVIESLSQRSLK, encoded by the coding sequence TTGTTCTTCGTTGCCTACGGTGGTGGCCATGCGGCCATGCTGATCCCGGTGGCACGGCTGGCGCTCGAGGCGGGGCACGAGGTGGTGTTCCTGGGCCTCACGACGGCTCGGGTGGCCCTGTCCCAGGCCGGCATCCCGGCCATCGGTTTCGCCGACCTGTGGCCCTTCGCGGCAGCGCGGGCGCGCGAGTTCGGGGCCGAGCTGGCGGCGGGGCTGCCCACCGGCGGCCCGGTTGCACCGGAGGAAAGCGAGGCCTACATGGGCATCTCGTTCGCCGACCTGGTCGATGCCCAAGGCGAGGCGGCAGCCCGCCGCCTCTACGAGCAGCGGGGCCGCCATGCCTTCCTGCCACGCGCCTTCCTGCGCCGCGTGCTGGAGCACATCCGTCCCGATCTGGTGGCGGCGACCAACTCGCCGCGGGCCGAACAGGCCGCCCTCCTCGCCGCGAGCGATCTAGGCCTTCCCTCACTGTGTGCCGTCGACCTGTTTGCGATGCAGGAGGTCCAGTGGATCGGACAGCGGGGCTATGCCAACCGCATCTGCGTGCTCAACGAGCAGGTGCGCCAGATGTTCCTGCGCCATGGCCGCGGCGAGGCCGAGGTCGTGGTGACCGGCAATCCGGCTTTCGACCGGTTGCGCGATCCGGCGCTAGTCAGCGTAGGGCAGGACCAGCGTCGTGCGCGCGGGTGGGACGACGGCAAGACCACCGTCTTGTGGGCATCGCAGGCCGAGCCCGCACGCCACCCGTTCGACGACCGCATCGGCGACCCGAGCCTGCCCCGGCAGGTGGAGCAGGTGCTGCGCCGGGTGGTCGCCGACCATCCCGGGCTGCGCCTGGTGGTGCGGTACCACCCGAGCGAACAGATCGCGTTCGAGGCCCAGGACCGGGTGTCGCTCAGCCGCTCCGACGAACCGCTGGTGCCGCTGCTGCATGCCGTGGACGTGGTAGTCGTGACGGCCTCGACGGTCGGCTTGGAGGCCGCCATGGCCGGCCGCCCCGTGGTGTCGGTAGACTGCTCGGTTTTCACCGCGGATGCACCGTATGCCGCCATGGGGGTGTCGACCGGCGTCGAATCTCCCGCGGCGCTGCCCGGCGCGCTGCTCACCCTGGTGCGCGAGGGCCGGGCCTCCGGATCCCCCGGCGGCGCAGGCGCCGAGGCCGCCGGTGGAGCGGCCCACCGAATCCTGCAAGTGATCGAATCTCTTTCCCAACGGAGTCTGAAATGA
- a CDS encoding acyltransferase, whose product MVGSRTYSDRSRLHALDVLRGVCALGVCAYHFALWSGDGSVSPLLSLFGTYGVSMFFVLSGYSLAHAYGAAFESGIRQADLRHYFQRRLGRLGPLFVTVLLLSIAGKLFITHNEPDPFAVLANAVLLFGFFDPANSPVVGGWSIGVEVVFYFGLPMVLLAQRGSLAVLAASVFFAIWISAELQRYSTLADGWRVYVHPANHLIFFVGGICLRQFDQWTRYVRLRWTLTLALTSAVVLLVAAHNATELDLVTGWRRAILVTVSLAFVGAIARLPMATSWRPAADVAAGISYPLYLIHPLVYFALKGRVEMATAWPFLVLVVIVGAWLVDRFVDAPLQQRVKAIGW is encoded by the coding sequence ATGGTTGGCAGTCGAACCTATTCCGATCGCTCTCGGCTTCATGCGCTGGACGTTCTCAGGGGCGTGTGTGCGCTCGGCGTCTGTGCGTACCACTTCGCGTTGTGGAGCGGGGATGGCTCTGTGTCTCCGCTGCTGTCGCTTTTCGGGACGTACGGAGTTTCGATGTTCTTCGTTCTCAGCGGGTACAGCCTCGCTCACGCCTATGGAGCTGCATTCGAGAGTGGCATCAGGCAGGCGGATCTTCGGCACTACTTCCAACGACGACTCGGGCGTCTTGGGCCCTTGTTCGTGACGGTGTTGCTTCTCTCCATCGCAGGCAAGCTGTTCATCACACACAACGAGCCAGATCCATTTGCAGTCTTGGCGAACGCCGTGTTGTTGTTCGGATTCTTCGATCCTGCGAACAGCCCAGTCGTGGGCGGCTGGAGCATCGGGGTAGAGGTTGTCTTCTACTTCGGGCTCCCGATGGTTCTCCTGGCCCAGCGCGGTTCGCTTGCCGTGCTGGCCGCCTCTGTCTTCTTCGCCATCTGGATATCCGCCGAATTACAGCGCTACTCGACACTTGCAGACGGTTGGCGCGTCTACGTTCACCCGGCTAACCACCTAATTTTTTTCGTTGGGGGGATATGCCTGCGGCAGTTTGATCAGTGGACCCGTTATGTCCGGCTCCGCTGGACGCTGACGCTGGCGCTGACGTCCGCAGTCGTGCTCTTGGTTGCGGCGCACAACGCAACCGAGTTGGATCTGGTGACCGGCTGGAGGCGCGCCATACTCGTAACTGTCTCCCTTGCCTTCGTCGGTGCGATCGCCCGATTGCCCATGGCTACCAGCTGGCGCCCCGCCGCTGATGTGGCGGCAGGGATCAGCTATCCGCTCTATCTGATCCACCCGCTGGTCTACTTCGCGTTGAAGGGTCGGGTCGAGATGGCTACCGCATGGCCGTTTCTGGTGCTGGTCGTCATCGTGGGGGCGTGGCTGGTTGATCGATTCGTCGACGCCCCGCTGCAGCAGCGGGTGAAGGCGATCGGATGGTAG
- a CDS encoding sterol desaturase family protein, which yields MEALSHIVERLWRFYADEPLKLLTSIGLAAALAITVLAAEVALLGWERSSAKRLLLMSNSSRTDLLAFVLVETSLGLFVGIAMLLGVTYVLQRYASAHVTRVVEWSPSLQILAVLAFYVTVDFANYWAHRWCHTVPALWEIHRYHHSAPEMTVLTAFRDHPMERAFSAAVVAVPAALVAMPAGDYVVVHLLAKLVGLIKHSNLPHNWGWFGRYVIQSPAAHWIHHSRDAAHHNKNFASLFQIWDVIFGTALHPSKAEAGSARIGLDDDDGQTPPARYLLRVFFGGWRTFLRIPHKS from the coding sequence ATGGAAGCTCTGTCCCACATCGTTGAGAGGTTGTGGCGGTTTTATGCGGACGAGCCGCTGAAGTTACTCACGTCCATCGGACTCGCCGCCGCGCTGGCCATAACAGTCCTGGCCGCGGAAGTCGCCCTCCTAGGGTGGGAGCGCTCCTCGGCGAAACGCCTGCTGCTCATGTCCAACTCCTCGCGCACCGACCTGCTCGCCTTTGTTCTTGTGGAAACAAGCCTCGGACTCTTCGTTGGCATTGCGATGCTGTTGGGAGTGACCTATGTCCTGCAGCGCTATGCCAGTGCACATGTGACGAGGGTCGTGGAGTGGTCTCCATCGCTGCAGATCTTGGCCGTGCTCGCCTTCTACGTGACGGTCGACTTCGCCAACTACTGGGCGCATCGTTGGTGCCACACCGTGCCGGCGCTATGGGAAATCCACCGATATCACCATAGTGCGCCCGAGATGACCGTTCTCACCGCGTTCCGTGATCATCCAATGGAGCGCGCCTTCTCTGCCGCCGTCGTGGCTGTCCCGGCCGCACTGGTCGCCATGCCTGCCGGCGACTATGTTGTCGTACACCTCCTCGCCAAGCTGGTCGGGCTGATCAAGCACAGCAACCTGCCACACAATTGGGGTTGGTTCGGTCGCTATGTCATTCAGTCTCCGGCCGCGCATTGGATCCATCACTCTCGAGACGCCGCGCATCACAACAAGAACTTCGCGAGCCTCTTCCAGATCTGGGACGTGATCTTCGGCACGGCGCTACATCCTTCTAAGGCAGAAGCTGGTTCGGCTCGCATCGGACTCGATGACGATGATGGCCAGACGCCGCCGGCCAGGTATCTCCTGCGTGTGTTCTTCGGTGGCTGGCGCACCTTCTTGCGCATTCCGCACAAGTCCTAA
- the asnB gene encoding asparagine synthase (glutamine-hydrolyzing), translating to MCGIFGYFHRGGRSLPPAALQAMGHAIAHRGPNDQGVFAAEGVALGNQRLSVIDILGGHQPFVSDDGHIVVVQNGEIFNHVELAQELGRAGHPCRSHSDTEVLLRLYEAEGIGFVRKLNGMFAIAIYDAREQALYLVRDRIGVKPLYVHDDGQQITFGSEIKAILKSGMPRPATDEAALHHFLSFNYVPAPYTMYQGIRHLMPGHLMKVTREGTTTRRWWDLAAVQPVHGRSEAEWIEEFNAILDDAVRLRLRSDVPFGAFLSGGVDSSTVVGLMARHMDEPVKTFCIGFHDPRYDEAPFAQEAADRFGCEHVMERVDPDMLDLWPMATYHCDQPHGDISFLPTYRVSELAVKHVTVVLTGDGGDELFAGYDKYRDFFARPDLAGLSDDAFRRAYFQSISLFTDDRKQALYAAGTRDRLSSLDSYEVARPYFEAFAHQDRINQALFLDMQLLLSGNNLVKPDRMGMAVSLEARTPFLDYRMMEFAFRMPGALKLKDGETKYLYKKAVAPLIGDHLAYRKKQMFTVPVGEWFRGNKNAYAGERLQHLLASAHWFEPEVVSSLLTRHRDGTANNTREIRALISLAHWLDRC from the coding sequence ATGTGCGGCATCTTCGGCTACTTCCACCGTGGAGGGCGCAGCCTTCCGCCTGCTGCACTCCAGGCCATGGGGCATGCCATCGCGCACCGCGGTCCCAACGACCAAGGCGTCTTTGCTGCAGAGGGCGTCGCGCTGGGCAACCAGCGCCTCTCGGTCATCGACATTCTGGGTGGCCACCAGCCCTTCGTGTCCGACGACGGTCATATCGTGGTGGTGCAAAACGGAGAGATCTTCAACCACGTTGAGCTTGCGCAAGAGCTCGGGCGTGCCGGCCATCCGTGCCGCAGCCACTCTGACACCGAGGTACTGCTGCGCCTGTACGAGGCCGAAGGCATCGGCTTCGTCCGGAAGCTCAACGGCATGTTCGCGATCGCCATCTACGACGCCCGCGAGCAGGCGCTCTACCTGGTCCGTGACCGCATCGGCGTCAAGCCGCTGTACGTGCACGACGACGGCCAGCAGATCACCTTTGGCTCCGAGATCAAGGCGATCCTGAAGTCCGGCATGCCCCGCCCCGCCACCGACGAAGCGGCGCTGCACCACTTCCTGAGCTTCAACTATGTGCCGGCGCCCTACACCATGTACCAGGGCATCCGGCACCTGATGCCGGGGCATCTGATGAAGGTCACGCGCGAAGGGACGACGACACGCCGCTGGTGGGACCTGGCCGCCGTCCAGCCTGTGCACGGGCGCAGCGAGGCCGAATGGATCGAGGAGTTCAACGCCATCCTCGATGACGCGGTGCGCCTGCGCCTGCGCTCTGACGTGCCCTTTGGCGCTTTCCTGTCGGGCGGGGTCGATTCGAGCACCGTCGTCGGGCTGATGGCACGCCACATGGACGAGCCGGTGAAGACCTTCTGCATCGGCTTCCATGATCCGCGCTACGACGAGGCGCCCTTCGCGCAGGAGGCGGCCGACCGCTTCGGCTGCGAACACGTCATGGAGCGCGTGGACCCGGACATGCTCGACCTGTGGCCCATGGCCACCTACCACTGCGACCAGCCCCACGGTGACATCTCGTTCCTCCCGACATACCGCGTGTCGGAGCTGGCGGTGAAGCACGTGACGGTGGTGCTCACAGGCGATGGCGGCGACGAGCTCTTTGCCGGCTACGACAAGTACCGCGATTTTTTCGCGCGTCCCGACCTCGCGGGCCTCAGTGACGATGCGTTCCGCCGGGCGTATTTCCAGAGCATCTCGCTGTTCACCGACGACCGGAAGCAGGCCCTGTACGCGGCAGGCACGCGGGACCGCCTGTCCAGCCTCGACAGCTACGAGGTGGCGCGACCTTACTTCGAGGCGTTCGCGCACCAGGACCGCATCAACCAGGCCCTGTTCCTCGACATGCAACTGCTGCTCTCGGGCAACAACCTCGTCAAGCCCGACCGCATGGGCATGGCGGTGTCGCTGGAAGCACGCACACCCTTCCTCGACTACCGAATGATGGAGTTCGCCTTTCGCATGCCGGGCGCGCTGAAGCTGAAGGACGGCGAGACCAAGTATCTCTACAAGAAGGCGGTCGCACCTCTGATCGGCGATCACCTGGCGTACCGCAAGAAGCAGATGTTCACCGTGCCGGTGGGCGAGTGGTTCCGCGGGAACAAGAATGCATACGCGGGGGAGCGCCTGCAGCACTTGCTGGCTTCGGCACATTGGTTCGAACCGGAGGTGGTAAGCAGCCTGCTGACCCGTCACCGAGACGGTACAGCAAACAACACCCGAGAGATTCGTGCGTTGATCTCCCTGGCCCACTGGCTGGACCGATGCTGA
- a CDS encoding sugar transferase, translated as MKRVIDIVLSLFTLVLLSPVMLVVAAAVYRFDRGPVFYAQRRVGRGGREFSMLKFRSMVLNADKIGGYATAAGDPRITPIGRFIRRTSLDELPQVLNVLAGDMSVVGPRPDVPEQRSLYTEAEWHERHTVRPGMTGLAQATVRSEATPEERKRLDLHYARNVSVLFDLKIIGLTFKQVFGKGGN; from the coding sequence ATGAAAAGAGTGATCGACATCGTCCTTTCCCTCTTCACGCTTGTCCTGCTGTCCCCGGTGATGCTCGTCGTCGCTGCTGCCGTATATCGCTTCGACCGCGGACCTGTGTTCTACGCTCAGCGGCGTGTGGGTCGCGGCGGGCGCGAGTTCTCCATGCTCAAGTTCCGCAGCATGGTGCTCAATGCCGACAAGATCGGCGGCTACGCCACTGCTGCTGGCGACCCGCGCATTACGCCGATTGGCCGCTTCATTCGCCGCACCAGCCTGGACGAGTTGCCGCAAGTGCTGAATGTGCTGGCCGGCGACATGAGCGTCGTCGGCCCACGGCCCGATGTGCCTGAACAACGCAGCCTCTACACCGAGGCCGAATGGCATGAGCGCCACACCGTGCGCCCTGGTATGACCGGCCTCGCGCAGGCTACGGTGCGATCGGAAGCCACGCCCGAGGAACGCAAGCGGCTTGACCTCCACTACGCACGGAACGTCTCGGTGCTCTTCGACCTGAAGATCATCGGTCTCACGTTCAAACAAGTATTCGGAAAGGGTGGCAACTGA